In Gammaproteobacteria bacterium, the following are encoded in one genomic region:
- the glgP gene encoding alpha-glucan family phosphorylase, with the protein MQTNHYLPRALPEPLQGLATLALDLRWSWNHGADALWHQVAPELWAATANPWLILDTVSEQRMSALASDVGFLDKLQHQLDMRRAHIEEKSWFSEVIDGDLSGHIAYFSMEFGICESLPIYSGGLGVLAGDYIKTACDLNVPLVGVGLLYQQGYFRQAITPQGEQIEFYPYNVPTMLPVVPLRDDRGEWVRVTLELPGRSLRLRTWRGQVGRRTLLLLDSNDPLNDPGDRAITSELYGGGEEMRLQQEMVLGIGGWRLLEMLGIDCPVCHLNEGHAGFAILERARHFMQQHSQPFHVALRATRAGNLFTTHTPVTAGFDRFDPELFARYFREIARDYGVALDELLALGRLNAGDMSEPFNMAYLAMRGAGAVNGVSQLHGEVSRQIFQPLFPRWPKDEVPVGYVTNGIHVPSWDSATADTLWTEACGKSRWRGTLDSVGEQLQQLSDEKLWHFRSEGRQRLIAFLRQRLERQRRGRGGDQEQIRACRDTLDPYALTLGFARRFAEYKRPNLLLYDTQRLMRLLTNHEYPVQLVIAGKAHPKDAVGKQLLRQWQAFIETNGIHERVVFVEDYDLGVAAQLVQGVDLWINTPRRPWEASGTSGMKVLVNGGLNLSELDGWWAEAYAAELGWALGDGEEHEDVVAWDAQEAQQLYQLLEDEVVPCFYRRNERGLPVEWVRRMRKSMGSLTSQFSSNRMMREYTEDYYLPLAKAYRQRSADLELAVELERWHQQLKQYWHGLHFGNVESRLEERCYHFEVQAYFGELPVERVSVQLYADAATGGKPLCQLMTRSVALAGVHNAYLFTGVVAANRPVSDYTPRIVAAHPQANIPLESDLILWYQPPSRSL; encoded by the coding sequence ATGCAAACAAACCACTATCTTCCCCGCGCACTGCCTGAACCATTACAAGGTTTGGCGACCTTGGCGCTAGATCTTCGCTGGAGCTGGAACCACGGAGCCGATGCTTTGTGGCATCAGGTTGCTCCTGAGTTATGGGCAGCGACGGCCAACCCCTGGTTGATTCTTGATACCGTTTCAGAGCAACGCATGAGTGCCCTAGCGAGTGATGTCGGGTTTCTTGATAAATTACAGCACCAACTCGATATGAGGCGGGCGCATATTGAAGAGAAATCGTGGTTTTCCGAGGTGATTGATGGTGATCTTTCGGGGCATATTGCCTATTTCAGCATGGAGTTTGGAATCTGTGAATCCTTACCGATCTACTCGGGTGGGTTGGGGGTATTGGCGGGGGATTACATCAAAACAGCGTGTGACCTGAATGTCCCGTTGGTAGGTGTTGGGTTGCTCTACCAACAGGGCTATTTTCGTCAGGCAATTACCCCGCAGGGTGAGCAGATCGAATTTTATCCTTACAATGTTCCAACCATGCTGCCAGTTGTGCCGTTGCGCGATGATCGGGGCGAGTGGGTGCGGGTAACTCTGGAGTTGCCTGGTCGCTCTTTGCGCTTGCGTACCTGGCGTGGCCAGGTGGGGCGGCGGACGTTGTTGCTGCTCGATAGCAACGACCCGCTTAATGATCCAGGTGATCGAGCCATCACCAGCGAGCTTTATGGTGGTGGTGAGGAGATGCGGCTGCAACAGGAGATGGTGCTCGGCATCGGTGGCTGGCGGCTGCTGGAGATGCTGGGGATTGATTGTCCGGTTTGCCACCTTAACGAAGGACATGCCGGGTTTGCTATTTTGGAGCGCGCTCGTCACTTTATGCAGCAGCACAGCCAACCTTTTCATGTGGCGCTGCGAGCCACCCGGGCGGGAAATCTCTTCACCACTCATACACCGGTAACCGCTGGTTTTGATCGCTTCGATCCCGAACTGTTCGCTCGCTATTTTCGGGAGATTGCACGAGATTACGGAGTGGCTCTGGATGAGTTGCTGGCGTTGGGGCGTTTGAATGCTGGGGATATGAGTGAGCCTTTCAATATGGCCTACTTAGCGATGCGTGGAGCGGGTGCTGTTAACGGTGTCAGTCAACTGCATGGTGAGGTCAGCCGACAGATTTTTCAGCCGCTATTTCCCCGCTGGCCTAAAGATGAAGTGCCGGTGGGTTATGTGACCAATGGTATCCATGTGCCCAGCTGGGATTCCGCCACCGCAGATACTTTATGGACCGAGGCGTGCGGCAAGTCCCGTTGGCGTGGCACCTTGGACTCTGTTGGTGAGCAGTTGCAGCAGTTATCCGATGAAAAGTTATGGCACTTTCGTAGCGAAGGGCGTCAGCGGTTGATCGCATTCCTGCGCCAGCGGTTGGAGCGTCAGCGCCGTGGGCGTGGCGGGGATCAAGAGCAGATTAGAGCGTGTCGCGACACACTTGATCCTTATGCACTGACCCTGGGTTTTGCCCGGCGCTTTGCCGAATATAAGCGCCCCAATCTGTTACTGTATGATACTCAACGGCTGATGCGCCTATTGACTAACCACGAGTACCCGGTGCAGCTGGTTATTGCAGGAAAGGCCCACCCAAAAGATGCGGTGGGCAAGCAGCTGTTGCGTCAATGGCAGGCTTTTATCGAGACCAATGGCATACATGAGCGGGTAGTCTTTGTTGAGGATTACGATTTGGGGGTGGCAGCACAACTGGTGCAAGGGGTGGATCTTTGGATCAACACCCCGCGCCGCCCCTGGGAGGCCAGCGGCACTAGTGGTATGAAGGTCTTGGTAAATGGTGGGCTTAACCTCTCTGAGTTGGATGGTTGGTGGGCTGAAGCGTATGCAGCCGAGCTGGGTTGGGCGTTGGGGGATGGGGAGGAGCACGAGGATGTGGTTGCGTGGGATGCTCAAGAGGCACAGCAGCTATACCAGTTACTGGAAGATGAGGTGGTACCCTGTTTTTACCGCCGTAATGAGCGGGGACTGCCTGTGGAGTGGGTAAGGCGAATGCGGAAAAGCATGGGTAGCCTAACCTCGCAATTCTCCTCCAACCGCATGATGAGGGAGTACACCGAAGATTATTACTTGCCACTGGCAAAAGCCTACCGGCAGCGCAGCGCAGATCTTGAACTCGCCGTGGAACTGGAGAGGTGGCATCAGCAGCTTAAGCAGTACTGGCACGGGCTGCACTTTGGTAATGTTGAGTCGAGGCTGGAAGAGCGTTGCTATCACTTCGAGGTGCAAGCTTATTTTGGTGAGTTGCCAGTGGAGAGGGTGAGTGTTCAGCTCTATGCCGATGCGGCAACGGGCGGTAAGCCTTTATGCCAGCTTATGACGCGAAGTGTAGCGCTGGCGGGTGTCCACAACGCTTATCTGTTTACCGGGGTGGTGGCGGCGAATCGTCCGGTATCCGACTACACCCCGCGTATTGTTGCGGCACACCCGCAGGCCAATATTCCTCTGGAGAGTGACTTGATACTCTGGTATCAGCCTCCTAGTCGTTCACTTTGA
- a CDS encoding Crp/Fnr family transcriptional regulator has translation MTPESPFYADSLKCLQESTLFGELDRDTLVDILSRCRRETWKQRRLLPLEETWQRFHILLSGRVRLSRSNPHSGRMITLFLHGPGEGFCLFSLLDGQPHDLMLETLDDVALLSMPMEETREWITAHSAFNRTLLPYIGQQMSALANLAEDLALHDTETRLARLILRHLDNAELEHAEPRLINDLSNESLAEMIGSVRVVVNRQLQHWKQEGIIDAHRGYLAVEKLNALAQRAEQQLALPTAKAPTLQ, from the coding sequence ATGACGCCCGAATCACCTTTTTACGCCGATAGCCTGAAGTGCCTTCAGGAGTCAACACTGTTTGGCGAACTTGATCGAGATACGTTGGTGGATATCTTGAGTCGTTGTCGTCGTGAGACCTGGAAGCAGCGGCGTTTATTGCCGCTGGAGGAGACGTGGCAGCGTTTTCATATACTCCTCTCGGGCAGGGTGCGGCTTAGCCGCAGTAATCCACATAGCGGTCGCATGATTACCCTGTTTTTGCATGGTCCCGGAGAAGGTTTTTGTCTTTTCAGCTTGTTGGATGGACAGCCCCACGACCTGATGCTCGAAACCCTGGATGATGTTGCGCTGTTGAGCATGCCCATGGAGGAGACTCGGGAGTGGATCACCGCCCACTCTGCATTTAACCGTACACTCCTACCCTATATCGGACAGCAGATGAGTGCTCTGGCAAACCTGGCAGAGGACCTGGCTTTGCATGATACCGAGACCCGTTTGGCGCGGTTGATATTGCGCCATTTGGATAATGCAGAGCTTGAGCACGCCGAGCCGCGCCTGATAAACGACCTCTCTAACGAATCGCTGGCCGAGATGATTGGCAGTGTGCGTGTGGTTGTGAACCGGCAGTTGCAACACTGGAAGCAGGAGGGGATCATCGATGCCCACCGCGGCTATCTGGCAGTGGAAAAGCTCAATGCACTGGCACAGCGAGCAGAGCAGCAGTTGGCACTGCCTACGGCTAAAGCACCCACCTTGCAGTAG
- a CDS encoding HupE/UreJ family protein has protein sequence MLLKTKITFFITSILLLILLPQLGYSHGMSDAEKQLIIEGGNLHYIWIGATHMLSGYDHLLFVFGIIFFLTRFKDIVKYITAFTLGHSVTLIFATFNAIQINYFLIDAIIALSVCYIAFVNLGGFKKQLNINPPNMLMMITGFGLIHGLGLSTRLQQLPLSEDQLLMNIISFNLGIEIGQIAALTLMLLVISVFRKSRAFATFSRITNALLILAGGYLFLMQMHGYAHTSHPEEFIVEQPAHNSEITALTTTQPEWRDTITLTLPARSDKEYKLQLKKGATLEYQWETDGTALFFDFHGEPENDNSGFFKSYTKGTESQSSRSLTTPFTGTHGWYWKNHSSSPVTLTLKTKGEYQRLGLDKSLDQFEAEMDMMDSGL, from the coding sequence ATGTTATTAAAAACAAAAATTACTTTTTTTATAACCAGCATACTTTTGCTTATTCTCTTGCCCCAGCTCGGCTATAGTCACGGCATGTCCGATGCGGAAAAACAGCTCATCATTGAGGGGGGCAACTTGCACTACATCTGGATTGGTGCCACCCACATGCTGTCAGGCTATGACCATTTACTGTTTGTTTTCGGCATTATTTTTTTTCTAACCCGCTTTAAGGATATTGTTAAATACATCACAGCATTCACACTTGGCCACAGCGTTACCCTGATTTTCGCCACCTTCAACGCCATTCAGATCAACTACTTCCTGATCGATGCCATCATCGCCCTGAGTGTCTGTTACATCGCCTTTGTTAATCTGGGCGGATTCAAAAAACAGCTCAACATCAACCCACCCAATATGCTGATGATGATTACCGGCTTTGGTCTAATTCATGGATTAGGTTTATCAACTCGCCTGCAACAGCTGCCACTGAGCGAAGACCAGCTGTTAATGAATATTATCTCCTTCAACCTCGGCATCGAAATAGGGCAAATTGCAGCACTCACACTGATGCTACTGGTTATTTCCGTTTTTCGAAAAAGCCGCGCCTTTGCAACCTTTAGCCGAATTACAAACGCACTTTTGATTCTAGCCGGAGGCTATCTTTTTTTGATGCAGATGCACGGCTACGCCCACACCAGCCACCCGGAGGAGTTTATTGTCGAGCAGCCGGCCCACAACAGTGAAATAACAGCACTAACAACAACCCAGCCAGAATGGAGAGACACCATCACCCTCACTCTTCCCGCCAGAAGTGACAAAGAGTACAAGCTCCAGCTAAAGAAGGGCGCAACACTTGAATACCAATGGGAAACCGATGGCACAGCACTCTTTTTCGATTTTCACGGAGAGCCTGAAAATGATAACAGCGGGTTTTTCAAAAGTTATACAAAGGGTACCGAAAGCCAATCAAGCCGTTCATTAACCACACCGTTCACAGGCACTCACGGCTGGTATTGGAAAAACCACAGTAGCTCCCCGGTCACCCTGACCCTAAAGACCAAAGGTGAGTATCAACGCCTTGGTTTAGACAAATCACTGGATCAATTTGAAGCAGAGATGGATATGATGGATAGCGGCTTATGA
- a CDS encoding APC family permease, with protein MAVTQKIAAKLDLKQMIAMGVGGMVGGGIFAVLGLAIAQAGHAAPIAFALGGVIALLTGYSYARLGLMYRSDGGSFTYLEKAFKARYVAGIGGWLLLAGYIGTLALYAFTFGVYGAAMLGSDGDSAVHHLLQSFVLLLFLSINLYGVREAGNAELVIVTAKVLILLLFAVIGLFYVEGDRLLPVFNQGELGVLMAAALVFVAYEGFELIPNAVNEMEDPERNLTRAIMWSISIAMFIYITVSLVAVGNLLPEEVARYEEYALAVAAKPFLGDAGFLLIGLAALFSTASAINATLFGSARLGSVMAKEKALPAVFGFRRQQNNIPWVSLLVITGVTLIFVNTSDLTLISSFASATFLLIFAAINLSALRLRKQIGIRLSVTLCGFLLSIASLLALLLYLWQNDATILIKLALIYLVVIMAELLFSQRNFFLQKKIS; from the coding sequence ATGGCAGTAACCCAGAAGATAGCCGCCAAGCTTGACCTTAAACAGATGATCGCTATGGGTGTAGGTGGAATGGTGGGTGGGGGTATCTTTGCGGTGTTGGGCCTTGCCATTGCCCAGGCGGGGCACGCGGCACCCATCGCCTTTGCACTGGGTGGCGTGATCGCGCTACTGACCGGCTACTCCTATGCCCGGTTGGGGTTGATGTATCGATCCGATGGCGGCAGCTTTACCTATCTGGAAAAGGCATTTAAAGCACGTTACGTGGCGGGTATCGGTGGCTGGCTGCTGCTGGCGGGCTACATTGGCACGCTGGCGCTTTATGCGTTTACCTTTGGTGTTTACGGTGCGGCGATGCTGGGTAGTGATGGCGACTCCGCTGTGCACCATCTGCTGCAATCGTTTGTGCTGTTGCTGTTTCTCAGTATCAATCTTTATGGTGTGCGTGAGGCGGGTAACGCTGAGCTGGTGATTGTTACGGCCAAGGTGTTAATTCTGCTTCTGTTTGCGGTGATTGGTCTGTTTTATGTTGAGGGAGACCGGCTGTTGCCGGTGTTTAACCAAGGTGAACTTGGCGTGCTGATGGCAGCCGCACTGGTATTTGTTGCCTATGAAGGCTTTGAGTTGATTCCCAATGCGGTCAATGAGATGGAGGATCCAGAGCGCAACCTGACCCGGGCAATTATGTGGTCCATTAGCATCGCCATGTTCATTTATATCACGGTATCACTGGTTGCGGTGGGGAATCTGCTACCCGAAGAGGTGGCGCGTTATGAAGAGTATGCACTGGCGGTGGCGGCCAAGCCATTTTTGGGTGATGCGGGTTTTTTGCTGATTGGGCTGGCGGCGCTCTTCTCTACCGCTTCGGCCATTAACGCCACACTGTTTGGCTCAGCACGTCTGGGCAGTGTGATGGCTAAAGAGAAGGCGTTGCCCGCAGTATTTGGCTTTCGTCGCCAGCAAAACAACATCCCTTGGGTCAGCTTGCTGGTGATTACCGGGGTAACATTGATCTTTGTTAATACCAGCGACTTGACCCTGATCTCCTCTTTTGCCAGCGCAACCTTTTTGTTGATTTTTGCGGCCATAAATCTCTCGGCCTTACGCTTGAGAAAACAGATCGGTATCCGTCTCTCCGTAACACTCTGTGGCTTTCTGCTCTCCATCGCTTCGCTGTTGGCACTGTTGCTCTATTTGTGGCAGAACGATGCGACTATCCTGATTAAGCTGGCTCTGATCTATCTCGTGGTGATTATGGCGGAGTTGCTATTTAGTCAGCGGAATTTTTTCTTGCAAAAAAAGATCTCCTGA
- a CDS encoding PAS domain S-box protein, which yields MSASRRLIDANTLILPLLLSLFLIIISQYNFLLFHTLIEFFAITVAVLMMVVAWQVYSFTRNHFLMYLGCGYLSVAALDMIHTLAYQGLPIFSLSGANLSTQLWIGTRYLESLLLLTAPWFLTHSLNRGAALSLFLVISVALVVSVFSGNFPAAFIEGEGLTPFKILSEYAIILILAIAIFYLFSQRKMIDPRVFVLMVASMLLTMAAELAFTFYITVYGISNIVGHIFKLFSFWLIFIAVVRTTLREPFSAMSKAETYYDAIPDAAVIVDREGTIRHLNKSACLLADRSVADLIGQRSHAVFHNKNIDQSACPICQAIANGAELSACELEVSDQLWVEVSTSSVQGESAFIEIIRDITEKKSAITALEKSEARLTITLDSIGDAVITTDELGDVTRMNPVAEKLTGWCFDEAQGRPLKEIFPIVDAATREPIENPIDKVISHGETVYLSNNTTLIAKCGYEYQIADSAAPIRGGDEKILGMVLVFNDVTEQYQLRKSVAESEAQVRLLLNSTAEAIYGVNHKGECTFVNRSCLDMLGYQQDTELLGRNIHDCIHHHYPDGSEYPADECHIYRACREQKKVHIDDEVLWRKDGSQFYVEYWSHPIFSGDKCVGAVVTFLDITSRKCIERQLDESESNLIRGQEIAKIGNWKLDLKTNAVEVSRELRKIFELERGEIVLDHLVNALHPDDLEHFLTHISNAIGYGLDWSIECRLLLRHGPVKWVHLMGESVLNESGDVSAIVGIAQDITARKQLDETIRRTQKMDALGKLTGGVAHDYNNMLGIILGYAELLEEMLDEQPDLAQYVREIHRAGKRGEKLTKKLLAFSRQSASNSKRVDINSLLKEQAHLLQKTLTSRILLTFDLADELWTIKVDESDFEDAILNIAINAMHAMPKGGQLTFKTANKSLAECEARVLELGQGDYVVLDIIDTGRGMDEETKEKIFEPFYSTKGDKGTGLGLSQVYGFVERSDGAISVYSELEKGSCFTLYFPRDSAEGFSGQEASVTEKESLEGRGVILVVDDEPSLLKLESEILGREGYRVITAAGAQQALDVLEREHIDLLLSDVIMPSMDGYQLAEIVRKKYPAIKIQLVSGFSDDRHMQGGDLALYENIISKPMQAKELLERVKRLLSP from the coding sequence ATGAGTGCTTCACGCCGTTTAATTGATGCCAATACATTGATCCTGCCGCTGTTGTTGAGCCTGTTTCTGATTATCATAAGCCAATATAACTTTCTTCTATTTCATACTCTGATTGAATTTTTTGCCATTACCGTCGCTGTTTTGATGATGGTGGTTGCATGGCAGGTCTACTCATTTACCCGTAACCACTTTCTGATGTACTTAGGGTGTGGTTACCTCTCTGTTGCAGCGTTGGATATGATTCATACGCTGGCCTATCAAGGGCTGCCGATATTTTCGCTGTCTGGGGCAAATTTATCTACCCAGCTGTGGATTGGTACACGCTATTTAGAGTCTCTGTTGTTGTTAACGGCTCCCTGGTTTCTAACCCACTCTCTTAATCGAGGTGCGGCTCTTTCGCTATTTCTTGTCATCTCTGTTGCTCTCGTCGTATCGGTTTTTTCGGGTAATTTCCCAGCTGCATTTATTGAAGGCGAGGGCTTGACACCGTTTAAAATTTTGAGTGAATACGCGATTATTTTAATACTCGCGATAGCCATTTTTTATCTTTTCTCGCAGCGAAAAATGATCGACCCTCGGGTGTTTGTTTTGATGGTTGCATCCATGCTGCTAACAATGGCAGCTGAGCTGGCTTTCACCTTTTATATCACTGTTTATGGAATATCCAATATAGTGGGGCATATTTTTAAGCTGTTTTCATTTTGGCTGATCTTTATTGCGGTGGTTCGCACCACACTACGCGAGCCTTTTAGTGCGATGTCTAAGGCTGAAACTTACTATGATGCCATTCCTGATGCTGCTGTTATTGTCGATAGAGAGGGCACGATACGGCACCTCAACAAGTCAGCCTGTTTGCTGGCAGATAGATCAGTGGCTGATCTGATCGGCCAGCGATCCCATGCGGTTTTTCACAACAAAAATATAGACCAGTCGGCTTGTCCTATCTGCCAGGCGATTGCCAATGGGGCCGAACTATCTGCTTGTGAGCTGGAGGTGAGTGATCAACTCTGGGTTGAAGTTTCAACCTCTTCGGTTCAGGGTGAGAGCGCTTTTATAGAGATTATTCGTGATATTACCGAGAAAAAATCAGCCATTACCGCGCTGGAAAAGAGCGAAGCACGTTTAACAATTACACTCGATAGTATTGGTGATGCGGTGATCACCACCGATGAGTTGGGTGATGTCACACGCATGAATCCGGTCGCAGAAAAATTGACTGGCTGGTGTTTTGACGAAGCACAAGGGAGGCCACTAAAAGAGATATTTCCAATTGTGGATGCCGCTACGCGAGAACCCATAGAAAATCCGATTGATAAGGTGATCTCCCATGGCGAGACAGTCTATCTCAGTAACAACACCACCCTTATCGCCAAGTGTGGCTATGAGTACCAAATTGCCGATTCAGCCGCACCCATTCGAGGCGGAGATGAAAAAATTCTCGGCATGGTGTTGGTATTTAATGATGTGACAGAGCAGTATCAATTGCGAAAATCAGTGGCTGAAAGTGAAGCCCAAGTTCGCCTGTTACTTAACTCTACCGCAGAAGCCATTTATGGCGTTAACCATAAGGGTGAGTGTACTTTTGTTAACCGATCCTGTCTCGATATGCTGGGTTATCAACAAGATACCGAGCTTCTTGGCCGTAACATACATGACTGTATCCACCACCACTATCCAGATGGTTCGGAATATCCTGCGGATGAGTGCCATATCTATCGCGCTTGCCGCGAACAAAAAAAGGTACATATTGATGATGAGGTCCTGTGGCGCAAAGACGGTAGCCAATTTTATGTAGAGTATTGGTCGCACCCGATATTCTCTGGGGATAAATGTGTTGGTGCAGTGGTTACCTTTCTGGATATCACCTCAAGAAAATGCATTGAGAGGCAGCTGGATGAGAGTGAGAGCAACCTGATAAGAGGGCAAGAGATCGCGAAAATAGGTAACTGGAAGCTGGATCTGAAGACAAATGCAGTGGAGGTCTCTCGAGAGTTACGCAAGATATTTGAGTTAGAGCGTGGTGAAATTGTATTGGATCACTTGGTTAATGCACTTCACCCCGATGATCTTGAACACTTCCTTACCCATATTTCCAATGCCATTGGTTATGGTTTGGACTGGAGTATCGAGTGCCGTCTGCTGCTGCGCCATGGGCCGGTGAAATGGGTGCACCTGATGGGGGAGTCGGTTTTAAATGAGAGCGGTGATGTTTCGGCCATTGTGGGTATTGCGCAAGATATTACGGCTCGCAAACAACTTGATGAAACAATTCGCAGAACGCAGAAAATGGATGCGCTTGGCAAGCTGACCGGTGGGGTCGCTCATGACTACAACAATATGCTGGGTATTATTTTAGGCTATGCCGAGCTGCTAGAGGAGATGCTGGATGAGCAGCCCGATCTTGCTCAATATGTGCGTGAGATCCATCGGGCAGGCAAACGTGGCGAGAAACTCACCAAGAAGTTACTGGCCTTTTCACGGCAAAGCGCCTCAAACTCCAAGCGAGTTGATATCAATTCACTGCTAAAGGAGCAGGCACACTTACTGCAAAAAACCTTGACCTCGCGGATTCTATTAACGTTTGATCTGGCCGACGAGCTGTGGACGATCAAGGTGGATGAAAGTGACTTTGAAGATGCCATTTTGAATATCGCCATTAATGCGATGCACGCAATGCCTAAGGGGGGGCAGTTGACCTTTAAAACAGCGAACAAGTCACTGGCTGAGTGTGAGGCGCGAGTGCTTGAGCTGGGGCAGGGAGACTATGTGGTGCTCGATATTATCGATACCGGACGCGGTATGGATGAAGAGACTAAAGAGAAGATATTTGAACCGTTTTATTCAACCAAGGGAGATAAAGGCACTGGGCTGGGTTTAAGCCAGGTATACGGCTTTGTCGAACGCAGTGATGGCGCGATCAGTGTCTACTCAGAACTGGAGAAAGGGAGCTGTTTCACGCTCTATTTTCCTCGTGACAGTGCTGAGGGTTTTTCAGGGCAAGAGGCCAGCGTTACAGAAAAAGAGAGCCTTGAAGGGAGGGGAGTGATTCTGGTGGTGGATGATGAGCCGAGTCTGCTCAAACTGGAGTCAGAGATATTAGGCCGCGAGGGGTACCGGGTGATCACTGCGGCAGGCGCCCAGCAGGCACTGGATGTACTGGAACGTGAGCACATCGATCTGTTACTTTCAGATGTGATTATGCCCAGCATGGATGGCTATCAGTTGGCCGAAATTGTGCGGAAAAAATATCCCGCCATTAAAATTCAGCTGGTAAGTGGTTTTAGTGATGACCGTCATATGCAAGGGGGAGACCTTGCGCTCTATGAAAATATTATCTCCAAACCAATGCAAGCGAAAGAGCTGCTGGAGAGGGTGAAGCGGTTGCTTTCACCCTGA
- a CDS encoding DUF1269 domain-containing protein, translated as MDQNSCVALYLSQPQAEAAVRMLQQAAFDIKKVSLIGKGDDHEEYPIGFYSTGKRVKLWAKKGAFWGGVWGLLFGAGLFWIPGVGPVLMAGPLVAVLVATLESAVVVGGLSALGAALYSIGIPKESIIRYETALNIEQYLVVVHGNLQEVERAYDVLSASESTDVAIHLS; from the coding sequence GTGGATCAAAATAGCTGCGTGGCGTTATACCTATCCCAGCCGCAGGCGGAGGCGGCGGTGCGGATGTTGCAACAGGCTGCATTCGATATTAAGAAGGTCTCTCTTATTGGCAAAGGAGATGATCACGAGGAGTATCCTATTGGTTTCTACAGTACCGGTAAACGGGTCAAGTTGTGGGCGAAAAAGGGTGCTTTCTGGGGAGGTGTCTGGGGGTTGTTATTTGGCGCGGGTCTGTTTTGGATACCCGGTGTAGGACCCGTGCTGATGGCGGGGCCTTTGGTTGCCGTACTGGTGGCGACACTGGAGAGTGCTGTAGTGGTGGGTGGCCTCAGTGCCTTGGGGGCCGCGCTCTATAGCATTGGTATTCCGAAGGAGAGTATTATCCGTTACGAAACAGCACTTAATATAGAGCAGTACCTGGTGGTTGTTCACGGTAACCTGCAAGAGGTGGAGCGGGCTTATGATGTATTGTCGGCCAGTGAGTCGACCGATGTAGCGATTCACCTCAGTTAA